One Vicia villosa cultivar HV-30 ecotype Madison, WI linkage group LG5, Vvil1.0, whole genome shotgun sequence genomic window, ATGAAGACTAAAACCAGAGGCAAAGTTGGCGAGATAGCGCTTAAGCTAGATATCAGTAAAGCTTATGACAGGATTGGCTGGGAGTATTTGAAGGATATTCTAATCACTATGGGATTTTGTCAGAAATGGATAAAGTGGATAATGCTTTGTGTTGAAACCGTTGAGTATTCTGTGTTAGTTAATGGTAATACGGTTGGCCCGATTACCCCTGGTCGTGGGCTGAGGCAGGGGGACCCTCTCTCTccgtatttatttattctttgtgCAGAAGGCCTTTCGGCTCTAATCAGAAAAGCAGAAAATAGAGGTGATATTCATGGTATTAAAATTTGCAGGAATGCTCCTATTATCTCTCACCTTCTGTTCGCCGATGACTGCTTTCTCTTCTTCAGAGCTACTAATGAAGAAACTAATATCATGAAGGATATTCTTACCACGTATGAGGATGCTTCTGGTCAAGCTATCAATTTCCAGAAATCGGAGTTCTATTGCAGTAGGAATGTTGATCCAAATATTAGGAATTCGCTGGCCACCTCTTTAGGAGTTCAACAAGTGCTAGGCACTGGTAAGTACCTTGGTGTCCCCTCTATGGTTGGTAGAAGTAGAAGAGCAACATTCAAATTTATTAAAGATAGAATTTGGAAGAAAATTAATTCTTGGAGTAGCAGAAGCCTATCTCAAGCAGGGAGGGAAACCATGATTAAATCGGTGCTACAATCTATTCCGACTTATATGATGAGCCTTTTTCTTCTCCCTTCTACTTTAATAGATGAGATTGAAAAGATGATGAATTCCTTTTGGTGGGGTAATAAAAGAGATATAGCCAGAGGCATTCACTGGTTATCGTGGGATCGCTTATCCATGCCGAAAAATGTTGGGGGTATGGGATTTAAGAATTGCAGTGCCTTCAATTATGCGATGCTAAGCAAGCAAGCTTGGAGAATTATGGCTAATCCCGATACTATTGTTTCTCGCCTCTACAAAGCCAGGTATTTTCCTAATTCTGATTACCTCAACTCTAATATTGGTCATAATCCCAGTTATGTTTGGCGAAGTATTTGGAGCTCCAAATTTGTGATGAAGGGAGGCCTCAAATGGAGTATAGGTTCAGGAGAGAACATTTCGGTATGGAATCAAAACTGGATTTATGATGGTACCTCTATAGAAAACCCGTGGCCTCATAATTTACTTGTGAGTAATCTCAAAGTCTCCGATTTGTTGATGCCGAATGGTAAACAATGGAATCATGAGTTGGTTTTGTCTTTAGTAGGGGAAGAGCTTGCGCAAAAGGTGCAAAACACACCGCTCTTTGTTTCGGTCCGTGATGACAAATTGATTTGGAGGTGTGATAAAGATGGAAAATTCTCGGTTCGAAGTGCTTATCGATATTGCATCAATGAAGCTATTGATACCTCTCATCTTAGAATTAATGAAAATTGGAATCTGTTATGGAAAATTAAAACTCCCCCGAGAGTAAAGAATTTTTTGTGGCGGCTATGTCGAGATTGTGTGTCTACTAGACGGAGACTTTTGGATAAAGGGATCTCTTGCCCAGCTACTTGTGTTGGTTGTAATAATAATGAGGAAAATTCCTACCATCTTTTCTTCCAGTGTCCCAAAAGTATCGAGTGTTGGACTAAAGTGGGGCTATGGCCCATGTTGCAACAATGCATTAGCAATGGAGGGACGTTcgcttctgttattttttctttcctGCAGGTGTCAAATCATGATAATCTATCTTTGTTCTCTGTCATTCTTTGGAGCATTTGGAAAGGGAGAAATAATCATATCTGGAATTCCGCGGAAGAACCGACAGAGGCAATATGTCAGCGAGCGGCTCAACTTTTGGCGGGATGGAAGAATGCTCAACAACATCGCCAAAACAGTGAGATTAACAATCCTCGGTCAACTGTTACTAGGTGGTGCAAACCTTCTGCTGGTCGCCTCAAGTGTAATATTGATGCATCCTTCTCCCAGAATAAAGTAGGCATTGGTATTTGTATTAGAAATGACGCGGGTCAGTTTATTGCAGCTAGAACAGAATGGTTCTCCCCATGTACTGAAGTGACTATAGGAGAAGCCATAGGTCTGTTGTCAGCTATAAAGTGGGTTATCAACTTGGGTTTTGATAATATGGACTTTGATTTAGACGCCAAGCAAGTTGTCGATGGTGTGATCTCTATGAAGCCAAACGACTCGGACTTTGGAGCTATCGTCAATGATTGTAGAAGGTTAATTACTCTCTCCTTAaggaactctcatgttaagttCGTTAGAAGACAAGCCAATGAGGTTGCTCATGCTCTTGCACGGGTGGCTCCATCCCTAGCTAGTTTTCACAATTTTACTGATATTCCAACATGTATccagaatattattattaatgaaatgatATAGTTttcttttgtcaaaaaaaaaaaaaaaaaccaaaaaaattactTATTCAAGGtcttattttttcaataattaatttatttatttttaaaattttaaatattataattttaagttgattataataaatttaatgaCAACTATCATTACATCTTATGAAACCGTTGAATTGAATCATCATTActtcaaaattaattataataataataaaacaatttttaaatattttatgataataataatgaaatgaaTATCATCGAAGGAAATTAATGAATAATTTAGAAtctatgaaaaatataaaaaattaatagtagTTAGGAGGATAGAGAAatgttataaaattaaaataaatataatatcaaAAGCTAATAATTTAAACATGTCATTGATAgactaaatatatataaatataactaatacatttttcaactaattttttttttatattttgcaactcatacaaattttaattaacaattaaattaattataatattcataATTATGTGTATATAAATATGTGATATTGAATCATcgtcatttaatatatatatatatatatatatatatatatatatatatatatatatatatatatatatatatatatatatatatatatatatatatgtattagatTTCATAGTCatcataataaatataataactataatttgaagtttaaaatattatataaaattacaataaTATCTTATAGGTCAACTGCGCAACGCGCGGGTTATATACTAATAAAGCTTTGTATGAGTTGCATCTAGTACTACATCTAGGCGGTAACCGAGTACCTAATCGACAGGGTCACGAACTCTGATGCTAGGAGTTAGGATGCATACTAGAGGCATAtggtattaggaagatcctaaaagtcccacattggttggagatagagcattgaaagagtatatatagagggacactcctcaccttaccaaccggttatgtaaggatgagttaggtcacactctaatatggtatcagagcctatcgatcggaccatgggccgcccaccgttaatatccacgcaccaagcccaaaaagagtgttgagcgtgagggggtgtattaggaagatcctaaaagtcccacattggttggagataaagcattgaaagagtatatatagtgggacactcctcaccttatcaACCGGTAACATCTATATCTTCCAGTGCACTGCTCACTCACTTCTTCTAAATTCCTAAAACTCATCACAGTAACATCTAGTTTCCAAACTTTCCTCACCTCTGAGGACAAACTCCACCGTATCTAATTCTTTAAACAAgaacaaattataataaaaataataagttgtccttgtattttttttttcaatatgtaGTGGAGTTTTGCTGATAATGTTGTTCTTATATTGATTATTGAGTTTGTGGTGCATATATATGTACGTTTACACTTTCTACTTTTATATAACCATATAAAAAGTATACCttctaaattaataaaaatattcattATGTTCAGACAACATCACACGTTTTCCAGCTCTGGCACATAGGACCATGTATGTATGCAGGGTCAATGTCAAGTTTTAATTTGATTCATGCATTTTCTACATCAATTTTTTAGAGTAGTATGtaccactttctcatcatatttgTCTCGACTTCATTTATAAACAAGCAAAGGCAATGAATTAATGTCTAAAACTAGAAATTGGAAAATGAAAGTATACCAAACATCATTATTTTGTGTGGGCAAAAATTTATTAATCGATCAATCttaaatattttacaaaagaGTTTGATGTTGCATCGTAGTGAATTGTCTCTGGGGACCTGCTAATTCGGTCACCACACTTTCCCTCTCATCAATAATAATGGCCATTTTGTCaataataatacaaaaaatatatactaTGAAAACTCAGAAAGATTACTATCAacatttcaattattttatgttaaaaatgaCTAATTCAAACTTTCTAAAAACTTAGGATTTTTTATCATATTTctggatttttttaatattatattatctaCTAAATGGTTAATTTGAGAAAATTCACACCTGATTCAGATCTAGAACACTCCAATTaactcacatatatatatatatatatatatatatatatatatatatatatatatatatatatatatatatatatatatatatatatatatatatatatatatatatatatatatatatatatatatatatatatatatatatatataagttgtaAGGTGAGAGGTATCACTTTTTATAAACAATTTCAATGTTTTATCTTTAATCAATGTGAGATCTAAGTTTTTTCAATACATCATCTTTTCACACTCAAAACTCTGTTGAGTTTGGTGTATGATATAAGTGATGGGAGACCGATGATCCGATCAATAGGCTTTGATACTATATTAGAGTTTTGGCATAATTCACCTTTACAAAGCCGACTTGTAAGATGaggagtgtcactctatataaaccaTTTCAAGACTCTATCTCTAAACAACGTGGGACTTGGAGTTTTCTCAGTAATAAAGGTTCTCACgtgaagaaaaacgtatgattCTAATACATTCTCAATCTCACATCACTTTCTGATCCCCTCGCTAATTTGAACATTGGAGTGCAATTCTTGCAGGTTAATCCATTCTTCGTCCACAGAACAATTATGGTTCTTCAACCTAACATTGACGCTGTGGGTGAGAATCGACTCCTGATTTTTATGGATTTCCACTCTTAAATCCACTTGACCGAAGTCACAATTTCTATAACAATCACACTAATATAAATAAAGCATTCATCGATCTGCTTTTTCAGAGCACTTTTTGTCCTTTTAACATAGGATCATCATGCATGGATCCTTGTCATTGATTTGGTCGACCAGAGGCAACTGGACAATAAAGAGCCCCAATCCCtaatcaatttacaaatcaaGAAGCTGTTGGAGTtaagacttcacacacaagaaaGGGGTGAATTGTGTGGCTCATGaaacattaattttaaaaaactttgagaaataaaatcaaattttaaaaacatttttggaaACTTAGCAGCGGAAAaataaaaagcagaaaataaCTTGCAGAAATTAAAAGAGATAAAGGAAAAGAGGAACACCGAGATTTATTAAGATTCGGTCAGAACAAAAGGACCTACTTCTCTCCTCAAGAATTAATTTGGGGAGTTTCCAATAAAAATTGAGAGCTTTTAGTATGAAAGActcacgaacccccttatacaagaaaaTGATGGTTCATCTTCACCCAAATAATACAAGACGATGGATGTGAGTGTTTGCGTCATTTATTCCAGATAAACTTAGAAGTGAAATGGCCAGTCTTCCTTCCCAATGATGGATTGAAGCAGTTAGTCTTCTTTCCACAAGAAAGAAGATTGGAGCTGTTACTCTTCAAGCTTCTTAAACCTCGAGCTCTAAACCATGGTTTTACACTAGATAACCAATAACCTGTGAAATTTTATCACCAAGCTGATCTCGAACCTATGTAGCTTTTAATACCGGGATGAGCTTCAAGATATATTGGTCTTAATAACGGGATGACCAAGAACCTGCCAAGCTTTTTATACTAGGATGAGCTTGAACCTATGAAATTTTATAACGGGCTAATCTCGAACCTAAATAGGAACTGAATCACACAATttcaaaccaaagcttttaaCAGGTTTAGTTTCTAACCCAAATAAATTCCTAAATGAATAATATTCAATCAAGGTGTATACACAATATTCCCTTGGTGAATTTACAATTCTATTCTTGCAGGCTTTGTTGTTTTCCAGCagcactgatccaccatcttgatcacataactCCTTAAACACGTCTTTATTTGGATTCATATGCTAAGTAcaccctgaatccataatccactcctttctAGAGTCGCTGCTTGAAATGACATAACATCATATGATTCAAAATCAACTTGCACAATAGTtgtgttgccattatccttacctccatgattaTTCAAgtgttcagggcacacctttcttgtgtagCCCTCTTTCTTACAGTGATAACACCTAATTGCAGGAGCAATACCAATATTTAACTTGTGCTGATATTTACCTTTCAACttctcaaacttaccatccttcttCGGGAATTTTTCTTTGACAGACAATTCTTCACCAACATATGATGGCTTTTGCTCCTTTCTTTCGTTCAAGTTCTTCAAATACAAcgttgattgaacttcttcaaaggctaGGGACTCTTTTTCGTTAAGGTTTGTGATTACAAGTATACATAGCTAACTTAGACACTAAGCTAAATTATACAACTGCATGCTAGAACAAGCTTCGACTATAGCATGCACATCTTCGACTATTGCATGCTAGAACAGAGTTCGACTACAACACTACTTTGTCCAACCATGAAGCTACATTTGTCAAGACTAATGTTCGATCCAAATACCACAATAAGACTTTATTCAAAGTTACTAATTACATTTTATTACAGTGAGCTCAAAATAGACATTTAAAGACCAAGGAAACACAATTAAATACAACACAGACTAATCCACAACACGTGTTAAAATCAAATAGAGATGCTATATGGAACACCTTTTCCTGTTACACCAGGTTCTGAAGTTGGCTTCAAAAGCTCATAAGGCAAAATCCCAGCACCACTTCTGTTCCTCAGATTCTTATTAGCATTCCTCTTATCAATTATACCTTCAAGCTCCATTAACTTccctttaaacttttcaaaagcAGCCTTAACCATTGGTTCCTCTTCCCAAGCCGGCTCAATCGTTTGTCCAAGATATTCCTCGTCTGGGGAATGCGTAGACAAAATATCCAACACTGTCATCACCGTCAATGCTTGAATTTGCGAAGGAAAACACTTCAACAATGTCACTTCTGGTTTATTATAGAAAAGTTCAAGTTCTTGATCAGAGGGGTCTTCTGTAGGCATGTTGGTTCTCGCAATGGCCGGTCTATTAGGAAAATATCCCGCATAAGTGTACTGACCAAAATTCATCGCCGCGTGATGTCCTGATGTTATCCAAACAATGGTCGTCACAATTTCAATAAGATCTTCATTTGTTTTCAAATTAGGCCACCAAGGTTCATCTTTCTTGTCACCATGTCCAACATTTCTAATCTCATCCCACCATGCTTGCAATTCTTTATCTGACTCAACATTTCTTGTATCTGTATTATAGTAGTGGTTGACATAATCAGTGACCCAAGATTTGATAGCATCCCAAAGAACAAGACCATCATTTGCATAAGGGTAATCTTCTATGGCCAGTTTCAAGCCATGAGGGGCATTTGGATCTTTTTCTGCCAATCCTCTGTGGATTAGGTCATTCGGAAGGGCTTGTAAGTCGAATTGCCAGTGTTTATCATAGGCTATTGAACTTAGTAAAAGGGAAAGTTGTTTGGGAGTGAAGCTACTCTCTATTATTCCATCGACATTTATTAGCTTTTCACGTGCAAGTGCATTGATTTCCAGTGTGTATCTAAAATGTGGAAGTAATAATCTGTAGATTGGATGCATTGCACTGAGTTGCCTGTTTGTTGCAATGATGTATGGTTCTGTACTACAATGAGTTCGCAACCTGAACAAATATGAAAATCAATTAAGCTATAATTTTCTCTTTACAAtcctaatatatatttaaaaagtttATAGTTTCTTACCAGTGACTAACAAGTTGGTGAAAGCCAGCATCATGAGCAAGGACATGAGTTTTGGCAAGTCTCCAAAGCCAAACTTCAGTTGAGTGCCAAGAAGGTGTGAACACTTGCCTCCACTGTGGCTTTCCATTCATCAGCGGCCGAGCTAGCTCAATTGCTAGTGGTCTTAATGCGCCATCGGGTGTTAGAAAGAACAAAGTCCTCGAGCCATACAATGTTGTGCCTTCAAGTTTTCTAACTTCCTCTACTAATGGCATGAAAAAATCATAGTAGTCTAGAATGAACAACTTCTTCTGTTCTATGGCCTGTATTGAGTTTATTAACATTGCAAAATTTTAGCATCATAAAATCTCTTATCTTCTACATTTTATTTAGCATGGTTATGTAAGAATATAAACAAGATCCTAAAACTCAGAACATACCTCTTCAACAGTAAGGAGTCCTCCGATTTGTTGTTCAATTATTTCCGTAGTTATTGCTGATTCCGCAGGACCATAAATATTAGGGTCAAGTTTGCTTTTCAATGGCCATTCCTACATTATCAATGATCATCGTTGAGTTtcgattttcttaaaaaataaataagtaacctGTGCTAGAAGTTTACCGTAACCAATTGGATGCAACAAGGATTAAGACCAGCTATAGTCTGTCTTCCAAATTCTTCATCTCTAAACCAAAAGAATCTGTCCTCTGCCAAATTCAAACCAAGTTATTATAACTAACTAGTATAACTAACTTTCACATTTTCTCAGGAATACAAATCATATCTTACTATCCACTGTGGCGGGAGTCTGAAAACGAAGAACCGTAGCATCACTGACAAGCCTGGCCAACCGCAGCAACACAGTCCTAAGAAATCCTTTCTCCTTTTGAGGAGGCAAGGTATATCCTTCATTGAAAAGGTCATCTATGGATGAGAAAAGAGGGAATCCAAGATTCTTGTCAATTACAGATGTTTTCAAACCCGAGAAAAGAGGATTGAAAACAGACTGTAAGGTATTTTCTGAAATTACGAGTTGTTTTACACTAGAGAAGCATTCGTCCCTAGGCACGTAGACACTGCTGCTTCTTTTCTCAGACAATGGATCTGTTCatgcaaaaatatatatatatatataagcaaaaATACGAATTTCAACACTGCTGCATTTTTAGACAGTTAACTTTTAGTTACACATACCAGTATTACAACGAGGTCTTCCGGTTCTACAACGTCTAGGATATGGATGTTCACTGCCACCGAGAACAGGTCTCTTGTGTTTGGGATCGGTGTCAGGATCTCCAAGGTCATTATACACATCATAGTCATATATTCGATCAAACCATTGGCGTTCGCCTTGTCCATTGCCTCGTAAACTTATCAGTTCCCCTTCTCTTAACATTTTCAATCCTTCTGGTGTTTCAGAAGGCAAATATGACTGTTCAAAAATCAATTAAACATCATATTCTAATTTGAGTCATCACATTTCAAACACATGGAGGGAATACTAACGAATTTCGGTACCTTGTTTGAAAAAAACACTCTCTTAGTAGGGTTGTCAAACTTGGAACGAACCCAAGATTCACAAGAAAATTTAACAGGACCAGTGAGAAATCCATCAAGAACAATTTCTCTCATGAATATTTCCTTTCTATGTTCATTTTCCACAAGAATAGCACCAATCTCTCCAAAATTTGCTGGTACTTCAAATTCAGCTTCATATTTTACTTCTTGTGCTGATCGATTCGTCAAACGAACGTAACCTTTGATTCTTCTCTTCTCTAATTTTGTCTCTTTTTgaaacaaaacaaaggaaaacatTACAAATAGACATGAATTTAAGTTAAAGCATAAATTAGTCAATTTAGTTGTGTTTTGTTGAGATTTTAACTTGAAGAATAAGttaaataatttgattttttttcccaAATTACTCTCATTAAGGTATGGCCTACCTTGCTAAAAAATCACAAATAGACATGAAATTATCATAGGCAGCAATGATTCATTGTGGTGGCATGATATTATGAATGTTGGCTGCAATAGGATAtatgataatatatgttgcttTGCTAACAATTTGGTGTAGAATATTAATAATGGTGAAAATGTAAACAAATTAATTGATCATTGGatagaaaaaaaaattttgaagGATATTTTTCCCACTATTTTTTTTATGCGGTATTATTAAAGATGTATTTATTTGTATCTAACATGAGTTATATTGGCGAGATTTGAACTTGATTTGGCATTTTAATTGGTATGATGAAATGAAAAGAAGTGGAGAAGAAATGTCAAGAAATGAGTTTCTATAATGCGCAGCCAGTGTTTCAGGTCCAGCAGAACGGGATGAATCTGCAAGGTTAGCACTTTAAAGTTTATGTTACTGGGGTGATCGAAAAGTGATAAGGTGAGTGAGTTTAAGTTAATACCTACAAACAACTTGTAGTGAAGCTTATATATGGGAGACGTTTAAATTCTTCTTGTATACTACAATGTGAGATGCAGGGAATCGTCTAATCAAATCTGACGACGACAATCTTTAGACAGATAAAATCAAGTGTTCGACCTTCTGTTACGTTTCTACCTAATACCTCACTATTCCCTGAAGGTGCTTTTTAGGTTGGATCTCCGTGCAATTGTATTTCCCTCTTTTTGGGACTTTTGCCggctcaaaatagtataacaattaGAAGAATAACACTAACTTAGGTGAGATGTTCTTATACTCACGCCAATGCTTAAAAGCCTTCACGCACTATTTATACATAAGGACAATTTATAGGGCGAAACaggaagggaaaaaattcctAAGTAATTAAGATATGCAACTTCAAAGTTGTTGAAAGGTGGGATGACCCCTTTTTAGAGAACAAACACTTATCCATGGGTAGCCCTCACATCTCAAACCGATTACTTATACGCTTATCATTTCTAGGGAACGTCCCTTGCTAGTCTGATGACGACCCCACTTCCTGATGTGTGACTTCCATTCTAACCTTCTAACCTTATGAGAGTTAAACGATTGAACTCTTCAACTTTTATTTATTGAATATTTGGGTTGAGGAAGAGTTTAACATTACTTAGCGATGTAAGCGGataaaaaaaaaccaattaaacAGACAATTCATACCAAACtgaaaaaaaaatgattatttttgttCGGTTTTAAAATCGAATCGAACCAATGAAAACCGATGTGGTTTGATTCTCGGTTTTAATTTTTAGGAATTGTCAAATCGGTGAACCGAACCAATAGCTATAATCACTGTATaaatattttagggttaaataattttttggtccctataaatattgcagtttcatttttagtccctcctggattttggcaacggtttttttgtaaaaaccgttgcttaaaggcagggagggactaaaaatgtaaGCGGATAAAATAAACCAATTAAACAGACAATTCATACCAAActgaaaaaaatgattatttttgttCGGTTCTAAAATCGAACCGAACCAATGAAAACCGATGTGGTTTGGTTTGATTCtcggttttagtttttaggaatTGTCAAATCGGTGGACCGAACCAATAGCTATAATTACTATATaaatattttagggttaaataagtttttggtccctatgaatattgcagtttcatttttagtccctcttgGATTTTGGCAACGGTCttagctggttttggcaacggtttttttgtaaaaaccgttgtctaaaggcagggagggactaaaaatgaaaactgcaatatttatagggaccaaaaacttatttaacccaataTTTTATAGCAAAATACaatttttggtcccttaacttcaaaaagttccaTATTCCCTTGCATCTTCAAAAGGTATCATTTTAGtcttttttgtcatattagcgactgatttagcgactgatttttgaatttttcattCGCTAATTAGACGAAAAGTACCAACATGATATCTTTTGAAGAGTTATGAGACcaatatgaatttttttgaagTTAAGGACCAAAAtaaaccccgaggttaacatacggGAACAAAAAATGCATTTTGTCATATATTATTTCACCTATTATTAAGTCCAAATTTTGTATCAGTCTAACCATTCTCCATCTTTGTTTATGTTTCCTTCCTTTCAGCAAAAATGCATCTAAAGCTGAATTCCAAAACATAGAAAGTAGAAACTATAAGTTACAAAAACTTGCTTTCACCAAACTACTATTTTCGTTGTCCGTCACCACTATTTCTCTCTACCGTCGTTCTGATATGATATGGGTGCTTTCTTCGTGTTAAAATTCTCTTCTCTAGTATTCATATATTTTTACCTTTTGTTTCTTCTCCAACAAAATTTATTTTAGTCTTGTTACAAATTAGTTTTAAAGTGTAAAACATGTTAATTTATGTGTATTGAAATGTTTTGTTGATATTCTTGTGTTTAATTTGTTAAGTCTTCAAATCCCTCCTCAATCTTCTAATTTCAAATGtcaatttttatatttgatagtaaaATTATTTCATAATCCAACATAAATCATTTCTATGTTTCGTATGGATTAAAAACAACttataatttgtttgaaaaaatagaatataaataaaaagtattatttaaaaaaataatagtataataaaatacaaaagaaaatgtGGAAAATACACTCATAAACTCATAAATATAATGTTTAAAA contains:
- the LOC131602034 gene encoding linoleate 13S-lipoxygenase 2-1, chloroplastic-like, producing the protein MLMQQTYWRPNSVILQKPCLHRCFQVGLSRPLLTKKKKERKFKNECMKIKAVAVSEEAIERKSVEVKAIVTVKPVVEGVLSNVGLQRGLDKISDLMGKSILLELVSSELDPKTKLEKRRIKGYVRLTNRSAQEVKYEAEFEVPANFGEIGAILVENEHRKEIFMREIVLDGFLTGPVKFSCESWVRSKFDNPTKRVFFSNKSYLPSETPEGLKMLREGELISLRGNGQGERQWFDRIYDYDVYNDLGDPDTDPKHKRPVLGGSEHPYPRRCRTGRPRCNTDPLSEKRSSSVYVPRDECFSSVKQLVISENTLQSVFNPLFSGLKTSVIDKNLGFPLFSSIDDLFNEGYTLPPQKEKGFLRTVLLRLARLVSDATVLRFQTPATVDKDRFFWFRDEEFGRQTIAGLNPCCIQLVTEWPLKSKLDPNIYGPAESAITTEIIEQQIGGLLTVEEAIEQKKLFILDYYDFFMPLVEEVRKLEGTTLYGSRTLFFLTPDGALRPLAIELARPLMNGKPQWRQVFTPSWHSTEVWLWRLAKTHVLAHDAGFHQLVSHWLRTHCSTEPYIIATNRQLSAMHPIYRLLLPHFRYTLEINALAREKLINVDGIIESSFTPKQLSLLLSSIAYDKHWQFDLQALPNDLIHRGLAEKDPNAPHGLKLAIEDYPYANDGLVLWDAIKSWVTDYVNHYYNTDTRNVESDKELQAWWDEIRNVGHGDKKDEPWWPNLKTNEDLIEIVTTIVWITSGHHAAMNFGQYTYAGYFPNRPAIARTNMPTEDPSDQELELFYNKPEVTLLKCFPSQIQALTVMTVLDILSTHSPDEEYLGQTIEPAWEEEPMVKAAFEKFKGKLMELEGIIDKRNANKNLRNRSGAGILPYELLKPTSEPGVTGKGVPYSISI